One stretch of Microvirga lotononidis DNA includes these proteins:
- a CDS encoding cytochrome c peroxidase: protein MPSESLARIGRVLAGLVLASLVGAAADKPAPLDAGHWRQVFARPDHAPMPADNPAAPEKIALGAKLFEDTRLSGSGDMACSSCHQADLSFSDGVDRHLGHDGQPLDRRTPPLWNLAWGLSFFWDGRASSLEAQAMVPIENEREMAGNLQKALRALGSDPQMRKDFAAAFPDDPAVTQANLAKALAAFQRTLVSPETRFDRWVKGDDTALEANELAGFSLFVGKAGCVACHQGWRFTDEAFHDIGLPGDDKGRGPVIGVSAANHAFKTPSLRERVWSAPYMHDGSLATFDDVVAHYADHVVQRPTLSADLPRPIELNDEERAQLVAFLATLSSDDPPRPANLPSKAMSWGTDEKAIPTSTVSQKDKRFTPGAILLKVGEALRIVNDDTRVHNVRLDGPGKSFNSDGQNPGDTVTIGFDGSGHYDVICGIHPEMRLSVEVAQVR, encoded by the coding sequence ATGCCGAGCGAAAGCCTCGCCAGAATCGGCCGGGTGCTTGCGGGCCTCGTGCTCGCAAGCCTCGTGGGCGCAGCCGCCGATAAGCCCGCACCGCTCGATGCCGGGCATTGGAGGCAGGTTTTCGCGCGTCCGGACCATGCTCCGATGCCTGCGGACAATCCGGCCGCTCCGGAGAAAATCGCGCTCGGCGCGAAGCTCTTCGAGGATACGCGCCTGTCGGGCTCCGGCGACATGGCGTGCTCGAGCTGCCATCAGGCGGATCTTTCGTTCTCCGATGGGGTCGACCGCCATCTCGGCCATGACGGCCAGCCGCTCGACCGCCGTACGCCTCCCTTGTGGAACCTGGCCTGGGGGCTGTCCTTCTTCTGGGACGGCCGGGCGTCGAGCCTGGAAGCCCAGGCCATGGTGCCGATCGAGAACGAACGCGAGATGGCCGGCAACCTGCAGAAGGCCCTGCGCGCGCTCGGCAGCGACCCGCAGATGCGCAAGGACTTCGCGGCCGCCTTTCCGGACGATCCCGCCGTGACCCAGGCGAACCTGGCGAAGGCGCTCGCGGCCTTTCAACGGACGCTCGTCTCGCCGGAAACCCGCTTCGACCGATGGGTCAAGGGCGACGACACGGCCCTGGAAGCGAACGAGCTGGCGGGCTTCTCGCTCTTCGTCGGCAAGGCCGGATGCGTCGCCTGCCATCAGGGCTGGCGGTTCACCGATGAAGCCTTCCACGACATCGGCCTGCCGGGCGACGACAAGGGTCGCGGCCCCGTCATCGGCGTGAGCGCCGCGAACCATGCCTTCAAGACGCCGAGCCTGCGCGAGCGCGTCTGGTCCGCGCCCTACATGCATGACGGCTCCCTCGCCACGTTCGACGATGTGGTCGCGCATTACGCGGACCATGTGGTGCAGCGCCCCACCCTGTCGGCCGACCTGCCGCGACCCATAGAACTGAACGACGAAGAGCGCGCACAACTCGTCGCTTTTCTCGCCACCCTGTCCAGCGACGACCCGCCGCGCCCCGCAAACCTGCCGTCGAAAGCGATGTCCTGGGGGACGGACGAGAAAGCCATTCCCACCTCGACCGTCAGTCAGAAGGATAAGCGCTTCACGCCGGGCGCGATCCTCCTGAAGGTGGGCGAGGCCCTGCGCATCGTCAACGACGATACCCGCGTGCACAACGTGCGCCTCGACGGCCCGGGCAAGAGCTTCAACTCGGACGGCCAGAACCCCGGCGACACGGTCACCATCGGGTTCGACGGCTCGGGCCATTACGACGTCATCTGCGGCATCCATCCGGAGATGCGCCTGAGCGTGGAAGTCGCCCAGGTGCGCTGA
- a CDS encoding isocitrate lyase/PEP mutase family protein, with protein MTDQVTKAGAFKALHVPGNPVVLFNVWDAGSAKAVAAGGAKALATGSWSVAAAHGFEDGEYMPFDLALANLERIVAASDLPVTIDLESGYGTTPEEVGATIARTVQAGAIGFNIEDGVREAALRETSEQAARLGAVRDAADRLGVPAFVNARTDVFLIAASDQHESLLAGALERSRAYADAGADGFFVPGLADERLIARVVEGSPLPVNIMANAKTPPAVRLAELGVSRISHGPGPYRMAMKALEDAARAALL; from the coding sequence ATGACGGATCAAGTCACGAAGGCCGGGGCATTCAAGGCTCTCCACGTTCCCGGAAATCCGGTCGTCCTGTTCAACGTCTGGGATGCAGGCAGCGCCAAGGCGGTCGCGGCAGGCGGCGCGAAGGCGCTCGCCACCGGCAGCTGGTCGGTGGCGGCGGCCCATGGGTTCGAGGACGGCGAATACATGCCGTTCGATCTCGCCCTCGCCAATCTTGAGCGCATCGTGGCGGCGAGCGATCTGCCGGTCACCATCGACCTGGAGAGCGGGTACGGGACCACGCCCGAGGAGGTCGGCGCGACCATCGCCCGGACCGTACAGGCCGGCGCCATCGGCTTCAACATCGAGGATGGCGTTCGGGAGGCCGCGCTTCGTGAGACCTCGGAACAAGCCGCGCGTCTCGGAGCCGTCAGGGACGCGGCGGACCGGCTCGGCGTCCCGGCCTTCGTGAATGCGCGCACGGACGTGTTCCTGATCGCCGCAAGCGATCAGCACGAGAGCCTCCTCGCGGGAGCGCTGGAACGCAGCCGCGCCTATGCGGATGCCGGAGCGGACGGGTTCTTCGTGCCAGGCCTTGCGGATGAAAGGCTCATCGCCCGCGTCGTGGAGGGCTCGCCCCTGCCGGTGAACATCATGGCCAACGCGAAGACTCCCCCGGCCGTGCGGCTCGCTGAACTCGGCGTCTCACGCATCAGCCATGGTCCCGGCCCGTATCGCATGGCGATGAAGGCCCTCGAAGACGCCGCGCGGGCGGCCCTGCTTTGA
- a CDS encoding Fe2+-dependent dioxygenase, with protein MLITIADVLVPADLEEVRGMLGSMRFEDGRATAGWSARLVKDNEQAREGAALTLLREKVSAAILGHEVFALAARPKALTPLTFARYGAGREYGPHVDNPLMNGIRTDVSFTLFLADPETYDGGELVIESVSGEEEVKLPAGHLVAYDSTSLHRVAPVTRGERMVAVGWAQSYVRDSARRELLFDLETAKRNLFARSGKTPEFDLLAKSSANLFRMWAEV; from the coding sequence ATGCTGATCACGATTGCGGATGTCCTCGTCCCGGCCGACCTCGAAGAGGTTCGCGGGATGCTGGGCTCCATGCGCTTCGAGGACGGCCGCGCGACGGCGGGGTGGAGCGCCCGGCTGGTCAAGGACAACGAGCAGGCCCGCGAGGGGGCGGCGCTCACCCTGCTGCGGGAGAAGGTGTCGGCGGCCATTCTGGGCCACGAGGTCTTCGCCCTCGCGGCGCGTCCGAAGGCCCTGACGCCGCTGACCTTCGCCCGTTACGGCGCAGGCCGGGAATACGGCCCCCACGTGGACAACCCGCTCATGAACGGCATCCGCACGGACGTGTCCTTCACGCTGTTCCTGGCCGATCCGGAGACCTATGACGGCGGCGAGCTCGTGATCGAATCCGTGTCCGGCGAGGAGGAGGTGAAGCTCCCGGCCGGGCATCTGGTGGCCTATGATTCGACGAGCCTGCACCGGGTCGCCCCCGTCACGCGGGGGGAGCGCATGGTGGCCGTGGGTTGGGCCCAGAGCTACGTGCGGGACAGCGCGCGGCGCGAGCTTCTGTTCGATCTGGAAACCGCGAAGCGCAACCTGTTCGCCCGATCGGGCAAGACGCCGGAATTCGATCTGCTGGCAAAGAGCAGCGCCAATCTTTTCCGCATGTGGGCGGAGGTTTGA
- a CDS encoding TIGR02466 family protein, with translation MASIDTLFVTKVYRAEMTGAKAELRNAELEAACLSIAEDDEAGQRWCEKHGYPGYTSYASLNDLPWRVPVFGELLKELDKHVAGFAKELEFDLQGRKLVLDSLWINILPPGGIHTSHIHPHSVISGTYYVTIPEGASALKLEDPRLGFMMAAPPRKAKAKQENRQFAYMKPVPGTVLLWESWLRHEVPLNEAESERISVSFNYSWQ, from the coding sequence ATGGCAAGCATCGATACGCTTTTCGTCACCAAAGTCTACCGCGCCGAGATGACGGGCGCCAAGGCCGAACTTCGCAATGCGGAGCTGGAGGCGGCCTGCCTGTCCATTGCCGAGGATGACGAGGCCGGCCAGCGCTGGTGCGAGAAGCACGGCTATCCGGGCTACACGTCCTATGCCTCCCTGAACGACCTGCCCTGGCGAGTGCCGGTGTTCGGCGAGCTTCTGAAGGAGCTCGACAAGCATGTGGCGGGCTTCGCCAAGGAGCTGGAATTCGACCTCCAGGGCCGCAAGCTCGTGCTCGACAGCCTGTGGATCAACATTCTCCCGCCGGGCGGCATCCACACGTCCCACATCCACCCGCATTCGGTGATCAGCGGCACCTATTACGTGACGATCCCGGAGGGCGCGAGCGCGCTGAAGCTCGAGGATCCTCGCCTCGGCTTCATGATGGCCGCCCCGCCGCGCAAGGCCAAGGCCAAGCAGGAAAACCGGCAATTCGCCTATATGAAGCCGGTCCCGGGAACGGTGCTGCTCTGGGAAAGCTGGCTGCGCCACGAGGTTCCCCTGAACGAGGCCGAGAGCGAGCGCATCAGCGTGAGCTTCAATTACTCCTGGCAATAG
- a CDS encoding sigma-70 family RNA polymerase sigma factor, translated as MNDTKRMDVIGLLGPLRRYARSLTRDETQAEDLVQDTLVRAYERHGSFRSSGNLRGWLLSILHNTFIDHRRRQRAEARRLEQAASFVASEAPPEQESRVRLQQVQAAFMSLPDEQRAVLHLVAIEGLPYQEAADALKIPVGTLMSRLGRARAALRGFEAGDDTSRPSQGRRPSLRIVGGPDV; from the coding sequence ATGAACGACACGAAGCGCATGGACGTCATCGGCCTGCTCGGTCCCTTGCGGCGCTATGCCCGATCGCTGACCCGCGACGAGACTCAGGCCGAGGATCTGGTGCAGGACACCCTTGTCCGCGCCTATGAGCGGCACGGCTCCTTTCGCTCGAGCGGCAACCTGCGCGGCTGGCTGCTCTCCATTCTTCACAACACCTTCATCGATCACCGGCGCCGTCAAAGGGCGGAGGCCCGCCGCCTGGAGCAAGCTGCCTCCTTCGTCGCCAGCGAGGCCCCGCCCGAACAGGAAAGCCGGGTGCGGCTGCAGCAGGTCCAGGCGGCCTTCATGAGCCTGCCGGACGAGCAGCGCGCCGTCCTTCACCTCGTAGCCATCGAAGGCCTGCCTTACCAGGAGGCCGCCGATGCGCTGAAGATCCCTGTGGGGACCCTCATGTCCCGCCTGGGCCGCGCCCGCGCCGCCTTGCGGGGCTTCGAGGCCGGAGACGACACGTCACGGCCGTCGCAAGGCAGGCGGCCCAGTCTGCGCATCGTAGGAGGACCCGATGTCTGA
- a CDS encoding MFS transporter, whose product MPLATRVVSPERVAVPILAAISVSHLLNDLIQSLLPAIYPILKRDFNLDFGQIGFLTLTFQLTASLLQPMIGTFTDRKPQPFSLVVGMGFTLIGLLTLSQASSYPVLLLAAALIGMGSSVFHPESSRVARLASGGRHGLAQSVFQVGGNAGSALGPLLAAFIVVPFGQPSIAWFSAVALLAIMILFAVGRWYQAKLADLRAKPRMVETGSVFSKRRIVISLAILVLLIFSKDFYVASFTNYFTFYLISKFHLPVQDAQVHLFIFLGSLAVGTLLGGPLGDRVGRRYVIWFSILGVLPFTLMLPFADLFWTTVLSMIIGVVLASAFSSIVVYAIELVPGRVGMISGFFFGFSFGMAGIGAAALGHLADVTSIGTVYAVCSFLPALGLLAYFLPKIERKHT is encoded by the coding sequence ATGCCCCTTGCGACCCGCGTCGTCTCGCCGGAAAGGGTCGCGGTGCCGATCCTGGCCGCCATCAGCGTGTCGCACCTGCTGAACGATCTCATCCAGTCGCTGCTGCCGGCGATCTACCCGATCCTCAAGCGGGATTTCAATCTCGATTTCGGACAGATCGGATTTCTGACGCTCACTTTCCAGCTCACGGCTTCGCTGCTCCAGCCCATGATCGGCACGTTCACGGACCGCAAGCCGCAGCCGTTCTCCCTGGTCGTCGGCATGGGCTTCACCCTCATCGGCCTGCTGACGCTCTCTCAGGCAAGCTCCTATCCGGTCCTGCTCCTGGCGGCCGCCCTCATCGGCATGGGGTCATCGGTCTTCCATCCGGAATCCTCCCGCGTGGCGCGACTGGCCTCGGGCGGACGGCACGGCCTGGCCCAGTCCGTGTTCCAGGTCGGCGGCAATGCCGGAAGCGCCCTGGGGCCTCTGCTTGCCGCCTTCATCGTCGTCCCGTTCGGGCAGCCGAGCATCGCCTGGTTTTCGGCGGTGGCCTTGTTGGCGATCATGATCCTCTTTGCCGTGGGGCGCTGGTATCAGGCAAAACTCGCGGATCTGCGCGCCAAGCCGCGCATGGTCGAGACCGGATCGGTGTTCTCGAAGAGGCGCATCGTGATCTCCCTTGCGATCCTGGTGCTGCTGATCTTCTCGAAGGACTTTTACGTCGCGAGCTTCACCAATTATTTCACGTTTTACCTGATCTCCAAGTTCCATCTGCCCGTGCAGGACGCACAGGTCCACCTCTTCATCTTCCTCGGATCGCTCGCCGTCGGCACGTTGCTCGGCGGCCCTCTCGGCGATCGGGTCGGCCGGCGCTATGTGATCTGGTTCTCGATTCTCGGCGTCCTGCCCTTCACGCTCATGCTGCCCTTCGCCGATCTGTTCTGGACGACGGTGCTGAGCATGATCATCGGCGTGGTTCTGGCCTCCGCCTTCTCGTCGATCGTCGTCTATGCCATCGAGCTCGTGCCGGGCCGCGTCGGCATGATCTCCGGCTTCTTCTTCGGTTTCTCGTTCGGCATGGCGGGCATCGGTGCCGCAGCGCTCGGACATCTCGCCGACGTCACGAGCATCGGGACGGTCTACGCCGTCTGCTCGTTCCTGCCGGCTTTGGGGCTTCTCGCGTATTTCCTCCCGAAGATCGAGAGGAAGCACACGTAA
- a CDS encoding bifunctional transcriptional activator/DNA repair enzyme AdaA, protein MLRDDDTLFAALIARDPSYEGFAYVGVKTTGIFCRLTCPARKPKRHNVVFFSCRDAAQDAGFRPCLRCKPLDSRRPTSGAFEALRDRIKAEPERRWSTEDVRALGYDPSTVRRAFQREYGVTFAQYARSQRLGLAVNTLQQGGTVMDAQLDAGYESGSGFRDAIGRLIGDAPIRTSARQILTAQWLDTPIGAMLAVVDDTGIHLLEFAERKALPTEIERLRKRVGPICFGQHPMLDTLARQVELYFAGRSVAFDLPIVQKGTPFEATVWDALRRIPAGTTRSYGEIAHSIDRPDAPRAVARANGANQVAIIVPCHRVIGADGSLTGYGGKIWRKQWLLEHERRVATALSKG, encoded by the coding sequence ATGCTCCGCGACGACGACACTCTCTTTGCCGCCCTGATCGCCCGGGATCCCTCCTACGAGGGATTCGCCTATGTGGGCGTGAAGACGACCGGCATCTTCTGCCGCCTCACCTGCCCGGCCCGCAAGCCGAAGCGCCACAACGTGGTGTTCTTCTCCTGCCGGGATGCCGCGCAGGATGCGGGCTTCCGCCCCTGCCTGCGCTGCAAGCCCCTCGACAGCAGGCGTCCGACGAGCGGCGCCTTCGAGGCCTTGCGGGACAGGATCAAGGCCGAACCGGAGCGGCGCTGGAGCACCGAGGACGTGAGGGCGCTCGGTTACGATCCCTCGACCGTGCGCCGCGCCTTCCAGCGCGAATACGGCGTCACCTTCGCGCAATATGCCCGGTCTCAGCGTCTGGGGCTCGCAGTGAATACCTTGCAGCAGGGAGGAACGGTGATGGATGCCCAGCTCGATGCGGGTTATGAATCCGGCAGCGGCTTTCGCGACGCCATCGGCAGGCTCATCGGCGATGCGCCGATCCGCACATCCGCGCGGCAGATCCTGACCGCGCAATGGCTCGACACGCCCATCGGGGCGATGCTCGCGGTCGTGGACGACACAGGGATCCACCTGCTCGAATTCGCCGAGCGCAAGGCGCTTCCGACCGAGATCGAGCGCCTGCGCAAGCGCGTCGGGCCGATCTGCTTCGGGCAGCACCCGATGCTCGACACGCTCGCCCGTCAGGTGGAGCTCTATTTCGCCGGCCGTTCCGTCGCGTTCGATCTGCCCATCGTGCAGAAGGGGACGCCGTTCGAAGCGACGGTCTGGGACGCCCTGCGCCGGATCCCGGCCGGCACCACACGCAGCTATGGGGAGATCGCGCATTCCATCGATCGCCCCGATGCGCCCCGCGCCGTGGCGCGGGCGAACGGCGCCAACCAAGTGGCGATCATCGTGCCATGCCATCGCGTGATCGGCGCCGACGGGTCATTGACCGGCTATGGTGGCAAGATCTGGCGCAAGCAATGGCTGCTCGAACACGAGCGGCGCGTCGCGACAGCGTTATCCAAGGGGTGA
- a CDS encoding serine hydrolase domain-containing protein — MPYLDRSSLTRLSFAFDGRGARVSQCTLFPLDRLSQWRVSVLLLRNARPSRVLSDGNTISERFMRLLPSLTRIKAGLVLLLMLSGTITASAQPASPSSAPDPKLIGETIERAKGLSNLRSLIVSHDGTILAEQAVGGARIDRPANIKSASKTVMSALVGIAIERGVLAGVDQPIASLLGSNIPSDADPRIRQVTIGHLLSMQAGLERTSGRNYGAWTGSGNWVRYVLSRPFVDEPGGRMLYSTGSTHLLSAALTRASKRSTLELARDWLGEPLGIDVAPWTRDPQGIYLGGNEMALSPRALWRFGEMYRQGGTMDGKRIVSENWIRESWTPRTSSPFTGDAYGYGWFIREMRGHKAYYAWGFGGQMLYVIPSLGLTVVMTSNPTEPSREDNYVGQLHSLVADGIVPALLQKRNESAGSLGANDQKPSERPL; from the coding sequence GTGCCATACCTCGATCGGTCTTCGCTCACGCGTCTTTCCTTCGCCTTTGACGGGCGGGGAGCACGCGTGAGCCAGTGCACCCTTTTCCCCCTCGACCGCCTCTCACAATGGCGTGTGAGCGTGTTGCTCCTCCGGAACGCTCGCCCCTCTCGGGTCTTGTCCGACGGCAACACGATCTCAGAACGGTTCATGCGCCTTCTCCCGAGCCTCACTCGAATCAAAGCAGGACTTGTCCTTCTCCTCATGTTGAGCGGGACGATCACTGCGTCCGCACAGCCCGCTTCCCCTTCGTCCGCCCCCGATCCGAAGCTGATCGGTGAGACGATCGAACGCGCGAAGGGCCTGTCCAATCTGCGCTCCCTGATCGTGTCCCACGACGGAACGATCCTGGCCGAGCAGGCCGTCGGCGGTGCGCGGATCGATCGCCCGGCCAACATCAAGTCCGCGTCGAAGACCGTCATGTCGGCTCTCGTCGGAATTGCCATCGAGCGTGGCGTCCTGGCGGGCGTGGACCAGCCGATCGCATCGCTTCTCGGGTCAAACATTCCTTCCGATGCGGATCCAAGGATCCGGCAGGTCACCATCGGCCATCTGCTGTCCATGCAGGCGGGATTGGAGCGCACATCGGGCCGCAATTACGGGGCCTGGACCGGCAGCGGAAACTGGGTCCGCTATGTCCTCTCCCGCCCGTTCGTGGACGAGCCCGGCGGACGCATGCTCTATTCGACGGGAAGCACGCATCTTCTCTCCGCCGCGCTGACGCGGGCCTCGAAGCGGAGCACCCTGGAGCTGGCGCGCGACTGGCTCGGCGAGCCGCTCGGGATCGACGTCGCGCCCTGGACGCGCGATCCGCAAGGGATCTATCTCGGCGGCAACGAGATGGCGCTTTCGCCGCGCGCGCTCTGGCGTTTCGGCGAGATGTATCGCCAGGGCGGCACCATGGACGGCAAGCGCATCGTGTCCGAGAACTGGATCAGGGAATCCTGGACGCCGCGCACGTCGTCGCCCTTCACGGGCGATGCTTACGGCTATGGCTGGTTCATCCGCGAGATGCGCGGCCACAAGGCCTATTACGCCTGGGGCTTCGGCGGGCAGATGCTCTACGTGATCCCCAGCCTCGGGCTGACGGTGGTCATGACCTCCAACCCGACGGAACCCTCGCGCGAGGACAACTATGTCGGGCAGCTCCATTCCCTCGTAGCGGACGGCATAGTGCCCGCCCTGCTCCAGAAGCGGAACGAGTCCGCCGGCAGTCTCGGAGCGAACGACCAGAAGCCGTCCGAAAGGCCGCTTTGA
- a CDS encoding CAP domain-containing protein, with translation MSQASAYEQFMLELVNRERAQTGAQPLAFNGNLNDSADSHSSWMIATDTFSHTGSGGSTSTDRMVQAGYAFSGSWASGENIAWASTRAPDGLQDEVELLHANLMNSPGHKANILNGTFSEIGIGFDTGAYQSWDSAFVTQNFAKSGSAVFLTGVGMADKDGDHFYDIGEGLGGLTVTAVSSTGAQYSTTTQDAGGYSLALAAGTYSVTFSGGGYAPVTRQVTIGSSNVKLDLVDPAQGAPAVSSTITGNAGRNTLKGTAEADTIKGLGGNDKIYGNGGNDKLYGGAGNDALTGNAGDDRLYGNGGNDTLTGGSGNDILTGGAGADTFRFSGNWGADTITDFQNGIDHINLRGTGLSFKDLSITRFNADGDGRVDDVLIKGDNHSIALLNVKLALIGASDFLF, from the coding sequence ATGTCGCAAGCCTCGGCCTACGAGCAGTTCATGCTCGAACTGGTCAATCGCGAACGCGCCCAGACCGGCGCCCAGCCGCTCGCCTTCAACGGCAACCTGAACGACTCGGCGGATTCCCACAGCAGCTGGATGATCGCGACCGATACCTTCTCGCATACGGGATCAGGCGGCTCGACGTCGACCGACCGGATGGTCCAGGCCGGCTATGCCTTCTCGGGAAGCTGGGCATCGGGGGAGAACATCGCCTGGGCCAGCACCCGCGCGCCGGACGGCCTCCAGGACGAGGTGGAGTTGCTGCACGCGAACCTGATGAACAGCCCGGGCCACAAGGCCAACATCCTCAACGGGACCTTCAGCGAGATCGGCATCGGCTTCGATACCGGCGCCTACCAGAGCTGGGACAGCGCCTTCGTGACGCAGAACTTCGCCAAGTCGGGCTCGGCGGTGTTTCTGACCGGCGTCGGCATGGCCGACAAGGACGGCGACCACTTCTACGACATCGGCGAGGGGCTCGGCGGATTGACCGTCACCGCCGTGAGCTCGACCGGCGCCCAGTACAGCACGACGACGCAGGACGCCGGCGGCTACAGCCTGGCTCTTGCGGCTGGCACTTATTCGGTCACCTTCTCCGGCGGCGGCTATGCCCCGGTGACCCGGCAGGTGACCATCGGCTCCTCGAACGTGAAACTCGACCTGGTCGATCCGGCTCAGGGAGCCCCGGCCGTATCGTCCACCATCACCGGAAATGCCGGCAGGAATACCCTGAAGGGCACCGCCGAGGCCGACACGATCAAGGGCCTGGGCGGCAACGACAAGATCTACGGCAATGGCGGCAACGACAAGCTCTATGGCGGGGCCGGAAACGACGCGCTCACCGGCAATGCGGGCGATGACCGGCTCTACGGCAATGGGGGCAACGACACCCTCACCGGCGGCAGCGGCAACGATATTCTCACCGGCGGCGCCGGCGCGGATACCTTCCGGTTCTCCGGCAATTGGGGAGCAGACACGATCACCGATTTCCAGAACGGCATCGACCACATCAATCTGCGCGGCACGGGTCTGAGCTTCAAGGATCTCAGCATCACCAGGTTCAACGCGGACGGCGACGGCAGGGTAGACGACGTGCTCATCAAGGGCGACAACCATTCGATCGCTCTGCTCAACGTGAAGCTGGCGCTGATCGGAGCCTCCGACTTCCTGTTCTGA
- a CDS encoding anti-sigma factor family protein — MSDPVTEADLLAYVDDQLAPARRIEVEEYLARDPESAARVMADLKDRDALRLLHAAPLPRPPEATLGAAARLERVLAWKEFGLKLRRIAAVVALIGVGWFAHGQVGLGVTDSEASPKPPAFVEDALHSHETALVRARMASQTEAAGYDPAELLAETGVRLPPLPDDWHVRDAQVFPSRDGHSVEVAVDADDLGRVSLFAAHVPVFDVIDPTVARFDKSTTVYWQTGQLAYALTGTGGDKALERAATRLARKLQ, encoded by the coding sequence ATGTCTGACCCCGTCACCGAAGCGGACCTTCTGGCCTACGTCGATGACCAGCTTGCCCCGGCCCGGCGCATCGAGGTCGAGGAATATCTCGCGCGCGATCCGGAATCGGCCGCGCGCGTCATGGCCGATCTCAAGGATCGTGACGCCCTGCGGCTGCTCCATGCCGCTCCCCTGCCGCGCCCGCCGGAGGCGACGCTTGGAGCGGCCGCTCGGCTCGAGCGTGTTCTGGCCTGGAAGGAATTCGGGTTGAAGCTCCGGCGGATCGCCGCCGTCGTGGCGCTCATCGGGGTTGGCTGGTTTGCCCACGGACAGGTCGGCTTGGGCGTTACCGACAGCGAGGCCTCCCCCAAGCCGCCGGCCTTTGTCGAGGACGCTCTGCATTCGCACGAGACGGCTTTGGTGCGTGCCCGTATGGCGTCGCAGACCGAGGCTGCCGGATACGACCCGGCCGAACTCCTGGCCGAAACGGGCGTCCGGCTGCCGCCCCTGCCCGACGACTGGCATGTTCGGGACGCCCAGGTCTTCCCGTCCCGCGACGGCCACAGCGTCGAGGTCGCCGTCGATGCCGACGACCTCGGCCGCGTGTCGCTGTTCGCCGCCCATGTGCCGGTCTTCGACGTGATCGACCCGACGGTCGCCCGCTTCGACAAGTCGACGACCGTCTACTGGCAGACAGGCCAACTCGCCTATGCGCTGACCGGAACCGGCGGCGACAAGGCTCTCGAACGGGCCGCCACCCGGCTCGCCCGCAAGCTTCAGTGA
- a CDS encoding response regulator, which produces MDSTSSDLAAPSILVVDDDAGVRTAIALALRQAGYEAVPASSGEDALDLIAAADFDGLYCTIELPGQVDGWEVGTTFSFIWPDKPAVYASAVQTILPGRLRHGIFLRKPFAMDRLVRVFEAGATAASAKRQLT; this is translated from the coding sequence ATGGATTCCACGTCTTCCGATCTGGCCGCCCCCTCAATTCTCGTCGTCGATGACGATGCCGGCGTTCGTACGGCGATCGCCCTCGCCCTCAGGCAGGCCGGCTATGAGGCCGTTCCGGCCTCTTCCGGCGAAGACGCCCTCGACCTGATCGCAGCGGCCGATTTCGATGGCCTCTACTGCACCATCGAGCTCCCCGGCCAAGTCGATGGCTGGGAGGTCGGCACCACCTTCAGCTTCATCTGGCCCGACAAGCCAGCCGTTTACGCTTCCGCCGTGCAGACGATCCTGCCGGGTCGGCTGCGGCATGGCATATTCCTGCGCAAGCCTTTCGCCATGGATCGGCTCGTTCGTGTCTTCGAGGCGGGCGCCACCGCCGCGAGCGCCAAGCGGCAACTGACATGA